The following are from one region of the Acidobacteriota bacterium genome:
- a CDS encoding sodium:proton antiporter encodes MRLFQINLLLAGGWCALFGTFDLATFAWGFLLAFAALSLSSPMYGKTAYFRRVLLAVRLGAYFLYELTVSSFQVAWDVITPTHRSRPAIVAVPLDIVEPIQITVLANLISLTPGSLSLDVSPDGKTLFVHEMFADDPDETRRRIKTGFERLVWEAMQ; translated from the coding sequence ATGAGGCTCTTCCAGATCAACCTGCTGCTCGCCGGCGGTTGGTGCGCCCTGTTCGGAACCTTCGATCTGGCGACTTTCGCGTGGGGCTTCCTCCTGGCGTTCGCGGCCTTGAGCCTGTCGAGTCCCATGTACGGGAAGACCGCCTACTTCAGGAGGGTCCTGCTGGCGGTCCGCCTGGGGGCGTATTTCCTGTACGAGCTTACGGTTTCGAGCTTTCAGGTCGCCTGGGACGTGATCACGCCTACGCACCGATCCCGCCCGGCCATCGTGGCCGTGCCGCTGGACATCGTAGAGCCGATACAGATCACCGTGCTGGCGAATCTCATCTCGTTGACGCCCGGCTCCCTGAGCCTGGACGTCAGTCCGGACGGGAAGACGCTGTTCGTGCACGAAATGTTCGCCGACGATCCGGACGAGACGCGCAGGCGGATCAAGACGGGCTTCGAGCGCCTGGTCTGGGAGGCCATGCAGTGA
- a CDS encoding monovalent cation/H(+) antiporter subunit G, which translates to MAGDVPWSDLIVAACLLGGGFFLFVAGLGILRLPDVLIRMHASTKAGTLGVGLVFGGAAVHFGTAAETAIAGLTIIFLLVTAPVAAHAIARAAYRMNVPLSDRTHLDEWQGKYGGGAGAEKPRDRP; encoded by the coding sequence ATGGCCGGTGATGTCCCGTGGTCGGATCTGATCGTTGCGGCCTGCCTTCTGGGCGGAGGCTTCTTCCTGTTCGTCGCCGGCCTCGGCATCCTGCGCCTGCCGGACGTGCTCATTCGCATGCACGCCTCCACCAAGGCGGGAACGCTTGGCGTGGGCCTGGTGTTCGGCGGCGCAGCCGTGCACTTCGGAACCGCGGCTGAAACCGCGATCGCCGGACTGACGATCATCTTCCTGCTGGTAACGGCCCCGGTTGCCGCTCACGCGATCGCGCGCGCGGCCTACCGCATGAATGTCCCACTCTCGGACAGGACGCATCTCGATGAGTGGCAAGGAAAATACGGCGGGGGCGCCGGCGCGGAGAAACCCCGCGACCGGCCGTGA
- the rsmI gene encoding 16S rRNA (cytidine(1402)-2'-O)-methyltransferase — protein MPSALTPGTLHIVSTPIGNLEDVTYRAVRVLREVDLIAAEDTRRAARLLDHYGITTRRISLHEHNESRRTGGLLARLAEGQTMAMVSDAGTPLISDPGRRLARAALDAGFRVEAVPGASAVLAALVASGMVEDAFTFAGFPPARSKDRKQWYAEVASEPRPVVFFEAPHRIRASLADLETVSASRTVAVCREMTKLHESLVVGPIPDVLAGLQNPRGEFTVVLARAPVSGAPVEVPAGADLLREFGLLTESGLSRRASVRSLASKYDVPSRRVYQAIEGARGRH, from the coding sequence GTGCCCTCTGCGCTCACGCCCGGCACGCTTCACATCGTGTCGACTCCCATCGGGAATCTCGAGGATGTGACGTATCGCGCCGTACGGGTATTGCGCGAAGTCGACCTGATTGCGGCCGAGGATACCCGCCGCGCGGCGCGGCTGCTCGACCACTACGGGATCACGACGCGGCGCATCAGTCTGCACGAGCACAACGAATCCCGCCGGACGGGCGGTCTGCTGGCGCGGCTGGCGGAGGGCCAGACGATGGCGATGGTGAGCGACGCGGGCACGCCGCTGATTTCGGACCCGGGCCGGAGGCTCGCTCGCGCGGCCCTCGACGCCGGCTTCCGGGTAGAGGCGGTCCCGGGGGCGAGCGCCGTGCTGGCGGCCCTGGTCGCGTCCGGCATGGTGGAGGACGCTTTCACGTTCGCGGGATTTCCGCCGGCACGGTCAAAAGACCGAAAACAGTGGTACGCAGAGGTGGCGAGCGAGCCGCGGCCGGTCGTCTTCTTTGAAGCGCCCCACCGGATTCGCGCGTCGCTGGCGGATCTCGAAACCGTGAGCGCCAGCCGAACCGTGGCCGTTTGCCGCGAGATGACCAAGCTCCACGAGTCCTTGGTTGTTGGACCTATACCCGATGTGCTGGCCGGACTGCAGAATCCGCGCGGCGAGTTCACCGTCGTCCTGGCCCGCGCGCCGGTGTCCGGGGCTCCCGTGGAAGTGCCGGCCGGGGCGGACCTTCTTCGTGAATTCGGTCTGTTGACAGAATCCGGGCTGTCCCGCCGGGCGTCCGTGCGTTCACTGGCCTCCAAGTACGATGTCCCGAGCCGCCGCGTGTACCAGGCGATAGAAGGCGCGAGGGGCCGGCATTGA
- a CDS encoding Na+/H+ antiporter subunit C has protein sequence MEPIVAVLVGVLMAATVYLMLSRNFVRFIFGLALLSHAANLVIFASGGMTRARPPLIAPGESAPLPGISNAVPQALILTAIVISFSLLTFALVLAFRTYQELETVDTDHMRAAEPSSADADTGPRAGD, from the coding sequence ATGGAGCCAATCGTCGCAGTGCTGGTCGGCGTCCTGATGGCGGCAACCGTCTATCTGATGCTCAGCCGCAACTTCGTGCGTTTCATCTTCGGGCTGGCGTTGCTCTCCCATGCCGCCAATCTGGTGATCTTCGCCAGCGGAGGCATGACGCGCGCCCGGCCGCCGCTGATTGCGCCGGGAGAGTCCGCGCCCCTCCCCGGCATCTCGAACGCCGTGCCCCAAGCGTTGATTCTGACCGCGATCGTGATCTCTTTCAGCCTGCTCACGTTCGCGCTGGTGCTCGCCTTCCGGACCTACCAGGAGCTGGAAACCGTCGACACCGATCACATGCGGGCCGCGGAACCCTCGTCGGCGGACGCCGATACGGGACCGAGGGCGGGCGATTGA
- a CDS encoding Na+/H+ antiporter subunit D → MNWLLVCPIVIPLAAAVIGFAGRGSEKAQRAVSLAGAIGLSGAAAGLLSMVWRNGIASVQIGRWPAPYGITLVADHLSAAMVAVTALIGLATVIYAFGDTRPGPLSRALHPLLHALLAGVCGAFLAGDIFNLYVWFEIMLIASLALLVLGGTPAQLDGAVRYAALSLIATTLLLSGIGLLYGLTGTLNMADLHVRVQEVEDQGLLTLVAMVFIIAFGLKSAVFPLFFWLPASYHTPQTAVSAVFSGLLTKVGVYALMRFFTLIFRNDVGYTHELLLWVAGLTMVTGVLGAASQNELRRILSFHIISQIGYMILGLALFTTLGLLGGIFYVIHHIIVKANLFFVSGAVNRLAGSTDLQTLGGLYRDKPLLAALFFVPAFSLAGFPPLSGFWAKLLLIQASIESDEFVLAGVALVVGLLTVFSMTKIWMNAFWKARPDEAGPPPSFAARRRWLLLAPIATLATITLAIGLYARPLYTLAERAATELMDPSLYVEAVLDRGAVAANAAGYGENAE, encoded by the coding sequence TTGAACTGGCTGCTCGTCTGCCCGATCGTCATTCCGCTGGCCGCGGCCGTGATCGGCTTCGCGGGGCGCGGCAGCGAGAAGGCGCAACGAGCGGTGAGCCTCGCCGGCGCCATCGGCCTGTCCGGGGCAGCCGCCGGCCTGCTGTCGATGGTGTGGCGGAACGGTATCGCGTCCGTGCAGATCGGCCGGTGGCCGGCTCCCTACGGAATCACGCTGGTCGCGGATCACCTGAGCGCGGCGATGGTCGCGGTCACCGCCCTGATCGGGCTGGCGACCGTGATCTACGCGTTCGGGGACACGCGGCCCGGGCCGCTCTCCCGTGCTCTGCACCCCTTGCTGCACGCGCTGCTGGCGGGCGTGTGCGGCGCGTTCCTGGCCGGAGACATCTTCAATCTGTACGTCTGGTTCGAGATCATGCTCATCGCCTCGCTGGCCCTGCTGGTGCTGGGAGGCACGCCGGCGCAACTCGACGGCGCCGTGCGCTACGCCGCCCTGAGCCTGATCGCGACCACACTGCTGCTCAGCGGCATCGGACTGCTGTACGGACTGACGGGAACACTCAACATGGCGGACCTCCATGTGCGGGTGCAGGAAGTCGAAGATCAGGGGTTGCTCACCCTGGTCGCCATGGTGTTCATCATCGCGTTCGGGCTGAAGTCGGCGGTGTTTCCGCTCTTCTTCTGGCTTCCGGCCAGCTACCACACGCCGCAGACCGCGGTTTCGGCCGTATTCTCCGGCCTGCTGACGAAGGTCGGCGTCTACGCGCTGATGCGTTTCTTCACGCTGATCTTCCGGAACGACGTCGGGTACACGCACGAGCTGCTGCTCTGGGTGGCGGGCCTGACCATGGTCACCGGCGTCCTCGGGGCCGCCTCGCAGAACGAGTTGAGGCGCATTCTGTCGTTCCACATCATCAGCCAGATCGGGTACATGATCCTGGGCCTCGCGCTCTTCACGACGCTCGGGTTGCTGGGCGGGATCTTCTACGTGATCCACCACATCATCGTGAAGGCCAACCTCTTCTTCGTTTCGGGGGCCGTCAATCGGCTGGCCGGGTCCACCGATCTGCAGACGCTCGGCGGGCTCTACCGCGACAAGCCGCTGCTGGCGGCGCTGTTCTTCGTACCGGCGTTCTCGCTCGCTGGCTTCCCGCCGCTGTCCGGCTTCTGGGCGAAGCTGCTGCTGATCCAGGCCTCGATCGAGAGCGATGAATTCGTCCTCGCGGGGGTGGCGCTGGTCGTGGGCCTGCTGACGGTCTTCTCGATGACCAAGATCTGGATGAACGCCTTCTGGAAGGCTCGCCCGGACGAGGCCGGGCCGCCGCCCTCGTTCGCGGCGCGGCGGCGCTGGCTACTGCTGGCGCCCATTGCGACGCTGGCGACCATCACGCTGGCGATCGGTCTCTACGCCCGGCCTCTCTACACGCTGGCGGAACGGGCCGCGACCGAGCTGATGGACCCCTCGCTCTACGTCGAAGCCGTGCTCGACCGGGGCGCTGTCGCCGCAAACGCGGCCGGTTACGGAGAGAACGCGGAATGA
- a CDS encoding DUF4040 domain-containing protein, whose product MTTPLYVRLAVALPVVLFVWFCTLIPAVSSGEALVWEMAWLPQLGIDLDLVVDGLSLLFALLITGIGAFIFLFAGAYMKGYPQRGRFTLFLVSFMLAMLGLVLADNLVALFVFWELTTITSFLLIGYSHENTTARRSALQGLLVTGAGALAMLAGFVVLGQAVGTFSLREMLADQQHFADHPRYTAVVVLVMLGAFTKSAQFPFHFWLPNAMAAPTPVSAYLHSATMVKAGVFLLARLTPVLGGTALWMETLTAVGAVTAVYSAFVSLGRSDLKQVLAYTTIMALGVCVLFLGSPTDAGQGEPSRGVLAALAFLVAHALYKAALFMVAGTIEKATGTRDLTRLGGLAKAMPVTFAAAVAACVSMAGVPPSIGFIGKELLYTVGFAPDSAAYLSWAVFFAAAPIAIVAIVLAIKPFLGPRPEYRTPAREGVWQLWCGPVVLAAVGLYWGLSPQFPFMELLVPAEAVVTGRSVHAGEVPWHSTSEALVLTLVTLAAAVLGFWKRAAVAAGLARLGRIVPVSGDRAYDAAMNGLAAVASWQTRRLQSGVQRHYLLIVFATLGLSLAVTYWIKNVSFWPVRLGEATFLDWSLAALVAAASVVIIRTRSRLLGICALGVVGMSTALIFLTFGAPDVAMTQLIVETLVTVIVAIVLLKLPDFRNEIWPSRPARLRNGIVAVTVGVSVTLVLLAVTASPPQPDLRDYFERTAVPGGQGRNIVNVILVDFRALDTMGEISVLAIAGAAVFALLLPGHRQRKGVPPPGAEAAAARAQPWHGATMNTMILRETTRRLVPLILVFSVFLLLRGHEHPGGGFVGGLVASIAFSLYAFVFGPQAARGLLRVDPRAVGAAGLAAAIASGFVGSIRDTAPFLTGQWGTLAGLKIGTPVVFDVGVYLVVVGVVLTFVLGIKEQ is encoded by the coding sequence GTGACGACCCCGCTGTACGTGCGGCTTGCGGTTGCGCTGCCAGTCGTACTCTTCGTCTGGTTCTGCACGCTGATTCCAGCCGTCTCCAGCGGAGAGGCCCTCGTCTGGGAGATGGCATGGCTGCCGCAACTGGGTATCGACCTCGACCTGGTGGTCGACGGTCTGAGCCTGCTGTTCGCCCTGCTGATCACCGGCATCGGCGCGTTCATCTTCCTCTTCGCCGGCGCGTACATGAAGGGCTACCCGCAACGTGGCCGGTTCACCCTTTTTCTCGTCAGCTTCATGCTGGCGATGCTCGGCCTCGTGCTGGCCGACAACCTCGTCGCGCTGTTCGTCTTCTGGGAACTCACCACGATCACCTCGTTCCTGCTCATCGGCTACTCGCATGAGAACACCACCGCCAGGCGCTCCGCTCTGCAGGGACTGCTGGTAACCGGCGCGGGCGCCCTGGCGATGCTGGCCGGCTTCGTCGTCCTGGGTCAGGCCGTCGGCACCTTCAGCCTCCGGGAGATGCTGGCCGACCAGCAGCATTTCGCGGACCACCCGCGCTACACGGCGGTCGTCGTCCTGGTGATGCTCGGAGCCTTCACCAAGTCGGCGCAGTTCCCGTTTCACTTCTGGCTGCCCAACGCGATGGCGGCTCCCACGCCCGTCTCGGCCTATCTGCACTCGGCGACGATGGTCAAGGCAGGCGTCTTCCTGCTGGCCCGCCTGACCCCAGTCCTGGGGGGGACCGCACTCTGGATGGAGACGCTGACCGCCGTGGGAGCGGTGACGGCGGTGTACTCGGCGTTCGTCTCGCTGGGCAGGTCCGACCTGAAACAGGTGCTGGCCTACACCACGATCATGGCGCTCGGCGTGTGCGTCCTGTTTCTCGGATCGCCGACCGACGCGGGGCAGGGCGAGCCGTCGCGCGGGGTTCTGGCGGCGCTTGCGTTCCTGGTCGCGCATGCCCTCTACAAGGCGGCCCTGTTCATGGTTGCCGGGACCATCGAGAAGGCGACCGGCACCCGCGACCTGACCCGGCTCGGCGGTCTGGCGAAGGCCATGCCCGTCACGTTCGCCGCCGCGGTCGCCGCATGCGTCTCGATGGCCGGCGTGCCGCCCTCGATCGGGTTCATCGGCAAGGAGCTGCTGTACACCGTCGGCTTCGCGCCCGACTCCGCCGCCTACCTGTCCTGGGCCGTGTTCTTCGCCGCCGCGCCCATCGCGATCGTGGCGATAGTGCTTGCAATCAAGCCGTTCCTCGGCCCGCGCCCCGAATACCGCACGCCGGCGCGGGAAGGAGTCTGGCAGCTCTGGTGCGGACCGGTCGTGCTGGCCGCGGTCGGCCTCTACTGGGGGTTGTCGCCGCAGTTCCCGTTCATGGAGTTGCTCGTGCCGGCCGAAGCGGTCGTGACCGGGCGTTCCGTGCATGCCGGGGAGGTTCCCTGGCACAGCACGAGCGAGGCCCTCGTGCTGACCCTCGTGACACTGGCCGCGGCCGTCCTGGGATTCTGGAAGCGGGCCGCGGTTGCGGCCGGACTCGCCCGTCTCGGAAGAATCGTTCCGGTCAGCGGCGACCGCGCGTACGACGCAGCCATGAACGGGCTCGCCGCCGTCGCGTCCTGGCAGACCCGGCGGTTGCAGTCGGGCGTCCAGCGGCACTACCTGCTGATCGTATTCGCCACGCTCGGCCTGAGCCTGGCCGTGACCTACTGGATCAAGAACGTGTCCTTCTGGCCCGTGCGGCTGGGGGAAGCCACGTTTCTCGATTGGTCGCTGGCCGCCCTGGTCGCCGCCGCGTCGGTCGTGATAATCCGTACCCGGTCCCGCCTGCTCGGGATTTGCGCACTCGGCGTGGTGGGGATGTCGACGGCGCTGATCTTCCTCACCTTCGGCGCTCCGGACGTCGCGATGACGCAATTGATCGTCGAGACGCTCGTCACGGTGATCGTCGCGATAGTGCTGCTCAAGCTTCCGGACTTCAGAAACGAGATCTGGCCTTCGAGACCCGCACGATTGCGCAACGGGATCGTCGCCGTCACGGTCGGAGTCAGCGTCACTCTGGTGCTGCTCGCCGTGACCGCGTCCCCTCCCCAGCCGGACCTCAGAGACTACTTCGAGCGTACCGCCGTGCCGGGCGGTCAAGGCAGGAACATCGTCAACGTGATCCTGGTCGATTTCCGTGCTCTCGACACCATGGGGGAGATATCGGTGCTCGCGATCGCGGGCGCGGCGGTCTTCGCCCTGCTGCTGCCGGGCCACCGGCAGCGGAAGGGCGTTCCGCCTCCGGGCGCGGAGGCAGCGGCCGCGCGCGCACAGCCGTGGCACGGCGCCACCATGAACACCATGATCCTGCGGGAGACCACTCGCCGGCTGGTCCCGTTGATTCTCGTGTTCTCCGTGTTCCTGCTGTTGCGGGGCCACGAGCACCCCGGCGGCGGCTTCGTCGGCGGGCTGGTCGCGTCGATCGCCTTCAGCCTGTACGCGTTCGTGTTCGGCCCGCAGGCGGCTCGCGGGCTACTGCGCGTGGACCCCCGCGCGGTCGGCGCCGCCGGCCTGGCGGCAGCCATCGCCTCGGGCTTCGTCGGATCGATTCGGGACACCGCCCCGTTCCTGACCGGCCAATGGGGCACCCTGGCGGGGCTGAAGATCGGCACGCCGGTAGTCTTCGACGTCGGTGTCTACCTCGTCGTCGTCGGGGTCGTGCTGACCTTCGTCCTCGGCATCAAGGAGCAGTAG
- the glmU gene encoding UDP-N-acetylglucosamine diphosphorylase/glucosamine-1-phosphate N-acetyltransferase translates to MSARHVLVLAAGKGTRMRSSRPKVLHRLAGCPLVEHVLRAADPLAAASTTLVVGHQAEAVERELAVSRGGLRFARQQRQLGTAHAVLQAEPMLAGKHGTLIVLMGDAPLVAAGTAQALAETHERTGAAATVLTATLERPYGYGRIVRRGGQVAEVVEEADATPAQRALREVNSGIYAFDLAPLFAALRAVPEAGPKRERYLPGILRRYREQGLDVETVVAAADEIRGINSRRELAEAGSLMRHRKNEEMMAAGVTIVDPATAYVDVDVDVGPDTVIHPGVILEGRTSIGARCELHAGVRIVNSVVGDDVTVNNHSVIIDAEVASAARVGPFAHIRPGSTVGAEAKVGNFVELKKATLGAGAKAGHLSYVGDAAVGAGANIGAGTITCNFDGAAKHRTTIGEDVFVGSGTQLVAPVTVERGAYVAAGSCITDDVPADALALARARQVNKPEHATVLRNKIGESE, encoded by the coding sequence TTGAGCGCACGGCACGTCCTGGTGCTGGCGGCCGGCAAGGGCACCCGCATGCGGTCGAGCCGGCCGAAGGTGCTGCACCGGCTCGCGGGCTGCCCGCTGGTCGAGCACGTCCTGCGGGCGGCCGATCCGCTCGCCGCCGCGTCGACGACGCTCGTCGTGGGCCATCAGGCCGAGGCGGTCGAGCGCGAGCTGGCCGTCAGCCGCGGCGGGCTGCGTTTCGCCCGCCAGCAGCGGCAGCTCGGTACGGCGCATGCGGTTCTGCAGGCCGAGCCGATGCTGGCCGGGAAGCACGGCACCCTGATCGTCCTGATGGGTGATGCGCCGCTGGTTGCGGCCGGGACAGCGCAGGCCCTGGCCGAGACCCACGAGCGAACCGGGGCGGCGGCGACCGTCCTGACGGCCACGCTCGAGCGCCCGTACGGTTACGGCCGCATCGTCCGACGCGGCGGGCAGGTCGCCGAGGTGGTCGAGGAAGCGGATGCGACCCCGGCGCAACGCGCGCTGCGGGAGGTCAACAGCGGCATCTACGCGTTCGATCTCGCACCGCTCTTCGCGGCGTTGCGGGCGGTGCCGGAGGCCGGACCGAAGCGCGAGCGCTACCTGCCGGGCATCCTGCGGCGGTACCGCGAGCAGGGACTCGACGTGGAGACCGTGGTCGCGGCGGCCGACGAGATCCGCGGCATCAACAGCCGGCGCGAGCTGGCGGAAGCAGGTTCGCTGATGCGTCATCGAAAGAACGAGGAAATGATGGCGGCGGGCGTCACCATCGTCGACCCGGCGACCGCCTACGTCGACGTCGACGTCGACGTAGGGCCCGATACGGTGATTCACCCGGGCGTCATCCTCGAGGGGCGCACGTCCATCGGCGCCCGTTGCGAGCTGCATGCCGGCGTCCGGATCGTGAACTCGGTCGTCGGCGACGACGTCACGGTGAACAACCATTCCGTTATCATCGATGCCGAGGTCGCCAGTGCGGCCCGCGTCGGTCCCTTCGCGCATATTCGTCCCGGCTCCACCGTCGGCGCGGAGGCGAAGGTGGGCAACTTCGTGGAGCTGAAGAAGGCGACGCTCGGCGCCGGCGCCAAGGCGGGCCACCTGAGCTACGTCGGCGATGCCGCGGTCGGCGCCGGCGCCAACATCGGCGCCGGGACCATCACCTGCAACTTCGATGGCGCGGCCAAGCACCGGACGACGATCGGGGAAGACGTCTTCGTCGGCAGCGGGACGCAACTGGTTGCGCCGGTGACGGTCGAGCGCGGGGCGTACGTCGCGGCCGGCTCGTGCATCACGGACGACGTGCCGGCGGATGCCCTCGCTCTGGCGCGGGCCCGCCAGGTGAACAAGCCGGA
- a CDS encoding cation:proton antiporter has translation MIVTWAVGVTTVLTVLGLVFSFVRLMKGPSLPDRVVSVDLITVLAVAVAGLLAITYDEPDFLDIAIALALVAFLATVAFAWYAERTAEQLDRDRRADGRAEEPDGR, from the coding sequence ATGATCGTCACCTGGGCGGTCGGCGTCACGACGGTCCTGACCGTGCTGGGGCTGGTCTTCTCGTTCGTACGCCTGATGAAGGGGCCGAGCCTGCCGGACCGCGTCGTATCGGTCGACCTCATCACCGTGCTGGCCGTGGCTGTCGCGGGCCTGCTGGCAATCACGTACGACGAGCCGGACTTTCTCGACATCGCCATCGCGCTGGCGCTCGTGGCCTTTCTGGCGACGGTCGCCTTCGCCTGGTACGCCGAGCGCACGGCCGAGCAGCTCGATCGCGACAGAAGGGCCGACGGGAGGGCGGAAGAACCCGATGGCCGGTGA
- a CDS encoding DUF885 domain-containing protein has translation MRQSITSHVSEPLSHFVEEYLASVYEMYPTAAAADGVHTHDDLLEDLSRPAVDARVRELGGWARRLDGINPSALTPVEAMERRMLGDRIRGHLFALEEVRGWQRNPLYYADILAESLAGQTLFAYADLAERARRVGSKLRQVPRLLDSARQNVTEAPGLFVKVGIESFEGLLTFVERDLPRAFRDLEDLHLLGVLADTSIEATDALRAHIAHLRDAVAPRSRASFRLGRARFEQKLRLDEGLDLPADQLLEIARRELHAAQDEFARVAAQIDPDPATAWRRTRDRHPAPDALIREAGAQVEALETFLTRKRIVTVPEHVGVQVRPTPDFHRWTAASLWTPGPFETTRLPALYHVTNVDPAWTAERQAEHLRDLSYATLSSIAAHEVFPGHFLHGEHLRAVRSPCRKSGFFAATSFVEGWAHYAEQMVLDEGFERGNPELRLGQLAEALLRLARTVVGIRLHTEDMSVEQGVRFFCEEAYIEESSARQEAERATFDPGAVLYALGKLMLLKLRADVKEAEGESFSLQHFHDRLLGQGCLPFWMHRALMAAGGPAIE, from the coding sequence ATGCGCCAGTCGATCACCAGCCACGTCTCCGAACCGCTCTCGCACTTCGTCGAGGAGTACCTTGCCTCTGTCTACGAGATGTACCCGACGGCTGCGGCGGCCGACGGCGTCCATACCCACGACGACCTGCTCGAGGACCTGAGCCGGCCGGCCGTCGACGCGCGCGTCCGCGAGCTCGGCGGCTGGGCGCGCCGACTCGACGGCATCAACCCCTCGGCGCTGACACCGGTCGAGGCGATGGAGCGGCGGATGCTCGGCGACCGGATTCGCGGTCATCTGTTCGCCCTCGAAGAGGTGCGCGGCTGGCAGCGCAATCCGCTGTACTACGCCGACATACTGGCGGAGAGCCTCGCCGGGCAAACCCTCTTCGCCTACGCCGACCTGGCGGAGCGGGCGCGGCGCGTGGGTTCGAAGCTGCGGCAGGTGCCGCGGCTGCTCGACTCTGCGCGGCAGAACGTCACCGAGGCGCCGGGGCTGTTCGTCAAGGTCGGCATCGAGTCGTTCGAGGGACTGCTGACCTTCGTCGAGCGCGACCTGCCGCGCGCATTCCGCGACCTGGAGGACCTGCACCTGCTCGGCGTGCTCGCGGACACGTCGATCGAGGCCACCGACGCCCTGCGCGCGCACATCGCGCACCTGCGGGACGCGGTGGCCCCGCGGAGCCGCGCTTCGTTTCGTCTCGGCCGCGCGCGGTTCGAGCAGAAGCTGCGGCTCGACGAGGGTCTCGACCTGCCGGCCGACCAGTTGCTGGAGATAGCACGGCGGGAGCTGCACGCCGCGCAGGACGAGTTCGCGCGCGTCGCGGCGCAGATCGACCCGGACCCGGCAACGGCGTGGCGGCGGACCCGGGACCGTCATCCGGCGCCGGACGCGCTCATCCGCGAGGCGGGCGCGCAGGTCGAAGCACTGGAGACGTTCCTGACGCGGAAGCGCATCGTGACCGTTCCGGAGCATGTCGGGGTACAGGTGCGGCCGACCCCGGATTTCCACCGCTGGACGGCCGCCAGCCTCTGGACGCCGGGCCCGTTCGAGACGACCCGCCTGCCGGCGTTGTACCACGTCACCAACGTCGACCCGGCCTGGACGGCGGAGCGCCAGGCCGAGCACCTGCGGGACCTGAGCTACGCGACCCTCTCATCGATCGCCGCGCACGAGGTCTTTCCCGGCCATTTTCTGCACGGCGAGCACCTGCGCGCCGTGCGCTCGCCGTGCCGCAAGTCGGGATTCTTCGCGGCGACCTCGTTCGTCGAGGGCTGGGCCCACTACGCGGAGCAGATGGTCCTCGACGAGGGCTTCGAGCGCGGGAATCCCGAGCTGCGGCTGGGCCAGTTGGCCGAGGCGCTGCTCCGCCTCGCCCGCACCGTCGTCGGCATCCGGCTGCACACCGAGGACATGTCCGTCGAGCAGGGGGTCCGCTTCTTCTGCGAGGAGGCGTACATCGAGGAGTCGAGCGCGCGGCAGGAGGCCGAGCGCGCCACGTTCGACCCCGGCGCCGTGCTCTACGCGCTGGGGAAGCTGATGCTGCTCAAGTTGCGCGCCGACGTGAAGGAGGCCGAAGGAGAGAGTTTCTCCCTCCAGCACTTTCACGACCGGCTGCTGGGGCAGGGTTGCCTTCCTTTCTGGATGCACCGGGCGCTGATGGCGGCCGGCGGGCCCGCGATCGAGTAG